One Seriola aureovittata isolate HTS-2021-v1 ecotype China chromosome 3, ASM2101889v1, whole genome shotgun sequence genomic window, AACTGGTGGAAACATTGCATTGAAACTGGCGAGCTACCTGCAGGGTTGGTCAGTGTGAAAGTAATGGATGTTCCTGTGATGTAGATGGTGATGTTTTGAAGAGATTCATCCAGTACGAAGGGGAAAGTCTCCTGCTTCCCAGGGTTCCTTGCTCGCTGAAGAACTGTAACCTAAAGCAGTACGGAGAGCAAGAGGAGAAAACTGAATGATTTTGATTCTTCAAACTGGTCCAACCACTAAAGGCCTGCTACATGCTTTAGATTGTACAGGATGAACCAGGTGAACTGCAGCGTCCTACCAGAGCTGAAGTAGAGGTGTCAAGGATGACGTCTGTTGCCTGAGGCAGCTCTTTTTTGGACACCTGGATGGCCAGGCCTCCAGAGGCTACAGCCAGATCCTTGTAGTCTTCAAAGGAACCAGCACCAAGGGAACGGCGACGCCTGCTACTGGCCGGGGTCAGCAGGAATAACACCTGTGGAGATTAGTTCGTGTGGAGATTAGACCCCCAGCTTTTCAAGTTAAATTCACATAAATACACTGAGTGAACATTTTCCATCATTGGTGTTGGTCAGTATTTACCGTTGACTTGGTGCTCCTGATGAGAGCAACAATCGTGTCCATGAGGGCGATGTCTTTGGCTGTGgcatcagtgaaaacaaagatgtgGGAGGAGGCTGGGGCACCAGTGAGAGCCAGCTGGAGAAACAAAACCTGGTCAGTTCCCACATCACTATGGTCTCTCAGGGAACCATAAAAATATCCAATCAACAACCATGCTAGTTacaatatgataatatattagCTTTAGTACCTGAAGTCCTGACAGACACAGCTCAGGGGTATCTCCCCCTCCCTGTGCTTTGAGTttagagatttcttttttcatcttatCGGGGTCTGTTGTCCTGATCATCGGTCCAAAacctacataaaaaaaacgaaaacttttttttaagatttaatcCTACAGAAACACTGTGACTGTATGCAGATTTATCTATTTTAAAAGAGATTATGTACTAGTATTACAACTTTAGAATCAAGCATAACATGTATAACATGCTATGGCATGGTTAGGGGTCTAACACTACTAATGGTTTCCTAAACATGATCAGAAGGGTAGAAGGGTTCATACTGGGGTCATTGAAGGGCACCAGGATGTACTCAGAGGGCTCATCCTGTGTTCCTTTTTTGCTGTCAATTATTTGATAAACATCCTCCCTGGCTTGAGCAATGTCATCAGACATACTGCCAGTGGTGTCAATAACAAAGCACACGACCGATGAGCGGGCAATCCCCATCATtctgtgagaaagaaagacagaatgtttatttttatcctaTAGTATAATTTTCAATATGCTTTCTTTCATTAATGCACAAGTAGATATTTTTCATATCTGACCGTCATACCTCAGAAAGTCATTGTCCCCAGCAGCTAACCGGATGTCTTCCAGTAGCTGGAGACTTGCAGCGGTGGCTGCATTCACAGCAGCATTGTGGAAGGCCACGTTGTCAGAGCGACGCTCATCTTTGTTGATGCCACCACGAGGAACTGTTGTGCTAGTCAGGTCAGCTGCACCTCCATGGCTACATTTACCTGGCACAGGACAGAAGGGACAGGTCAAACTGGTTGTTGGTCCAAAATGATATCTAATGCTTTTATGGGTAGATTGAACTTCCTGGtacaatttaattttgtttgtcttgtacTCTAGGTCAGACAAACATGATTTTGAACACCTGGTTAATGAGTGGTGCATGTtaattttaatgctttattacaGCCCATTAAATACTGGGGCAACTTGGATGTCTGAGTAGAGGTGATGTATGTTATTTATTGGTTAACCGTTATAGATAATCTATACGGTGTGAAAGgattagtttgacattttggaaaatacacaaactgtacaataaatatgaagctacagacaGCAGTCAGTTACCTTGGATTAGtataaaggctggaaacagggaaacagctcCAAAATATCATAAATACGATGATGATCTCAGGAAGTGATTTTAAGAAGTGACTTACCACATATTAAAAGCCCACATATGAGTGGCATTGATCtaaattaattacttaattCTAAATTTACAGATCAGCATTctaacaacataaaatattatttggTTAACCTTCTGTAAATCGCAGTAAGTTAAGTAACTTATGGTTTTGTAATaatctcataaaaatgttgacatgCTGGGGAAGTTAATGTCCTCCTTGAGGTCAgttaaaactgcttttatttaacGTGATGGATTTTGAGGCTGCATCTGCACATGCTGTCATGGTAACTGTTGTCAGTGACTACAGGTTTCTCACTTTCCCTTTGTTTTCCTTATGATTCTGAATTAATATGGGGTTATGTATTAGAATGTGGTTTGGAGATATATCTATCACTGATACTTTTAGGCTTGGTGGAAGAGTAGATTCCCATGTAGCCTGATGTGAGCTTCTTCTCATTCAGGATGTTGGGGAGAATGGAATTGGGGCATGTTCCACTGGCACAGTCCCTGCAGGTGGCAGTGTTGACATCTACGCAGGCAAAGTGTGAACAAGAGACGGGATAAACAATACATTTGTGTCCAGACCATTGCTTCACTTCATAActtgacagctgctgtttgtgagtACATTTTAAGATAATCCACAAAAACCTGTGTGGTTGGttgtgctttatttttaataacatGATTTGGAGTGAATTATTCCACATATACTACAGTCTCTTGTCAACAGTGAAATATGTGTAATGTTACCTTGAAATAATTTTTATGACTAAAATGATTAGAAAGTCAGGTAACAACGTAGTAGTTCCAGCCAGTAATTTAGTTTAATTGCTATTAACTAATAGCAGTGGTTTGAAAATAATACACACccaccagccaatcagaatggAGCAGTCTCCATGGCCATGGCATGAAGACAAAACAATGCACTCTGCTCTTTTTGATCTATGCATATTCCCAGATGTTTTATCAAACTACAATGAATGGATATTATCTACTTTATGACATTATACTCAACccacagaaatataaacatagTCCTCCAGTGGAGATGACAAATACACTAatgctcatacacacacctgccagGTTTTCCAGTGGCCGATCTGGGCGAATGAGGTTGATGTATGGCTCTGTGTTTCCCAGCTCCACCCAGTTACTGTGGCTGTAGAAGTCCTgacaacacatggaaacacacacatccactcttttatatatacacatttcaTATTCAGTATTTGTACACACAGTAAAGTGAATGTTTAaatcttctgttttgtttctattttcacTTATTCTGCTTCCTTTAGCCTTCATCATTCTGTCTTCCAGTCTGTGCCTGATGGTTATTCcgctttctttctcatttttcatctAAACTTCTCTATGCCTAGTTGCTGTCTCACCTGTAGTGTATGAAGAACTCTGCCCAGTGTTTCTCTGGCAGCTTGGAAGTTGTCCTTGCGAATGTTAGCTTTAATGGCCACCATTCCCTCTGTGATTAGGCCACGTCCCTGCAGGAATGCCTCTGAGTTGAAGTGGTGTGGATCACTGAAACAATTTTTCACAAGTAGTAACTTGGTAAGTGTATGGGTAAAAATCATAAATCCTTGAATCTTTGCAACACACTCTGTCCCATTATTGTACTGCCTTTTAATGACTGATTTGTTTCAATCTTTCTCCCACCTGTTGACAAAGTCACGGTCTACCAGTCCATTCTGGTTGTAGATTTCTTGAAGAGCAGAGTGAAACTTGGCACCTGACACTTGTCCTTTTGCTGTGGGTCCAAGACAGGCCTGAACCAACTCCTCAGGAGAGGAACCCTGGAGACAGAAGAGACTGTTTACCTTAACAATGGAGCCAATttggaaatgttgtttttaaaaatgagcctATGGAAcctttcactgctgctgtacAAAGGATCCTCCACTGCTTTccttagatgagaagattgatactgcTCTTATACGTCTTTGTGCTAAATACGAAGCCACTGCCAGCAGCGGTTATCCTGGCTCTATTCACTGATAACTTTTTATGTTTCAAATTCATATATGTCAGTATTATTTCTCATTATTCATTACATGAATTTCTTATTACTTACACTATTTTAAATTCTACATTActttattttctacattgtcatgttttactttgaatatTAGGCCTTCTGTAACTTAAAATTGAAATTCAAAGAGGAAGTGTATTTTGCTCAGTGACTCCTGTAAGAGCAAGAAGGAACTGTCCATAAGTCTCAGTAGCAAACTCTTACCACGGTGATTTGTGCAGATTGTACTTTTCCTTATAGTagttctgtcatggtttgctatggcagacactttttgttagttttgttttggagtttttgcacttcctgttttattttgtaattggtttccatgtgtgtcagtgtttttgcttcctgtcttggtcctgtgtctgtgattgtctgccccgccctaatgtgtttcacctgtgttcaatcacccttgcctcccttgtgtctatatagtccttgtgcttccctttgtctgtgtcggttcagggtttgttcatgtcacgttcacgttttgatcatgtctgttcatgtcttgatttttgattaaataaacctGCTGCACCGTTtcccaagagttgactgcatttgggtccaacttacctcgcaaaTCCTGACAAGTGCCTGTTGCCTGTGCACACCATATTTCTTCCTTATAACAGCAACCATTACTTTTGTCCATGTAAGTATATGTTTGTGAACAACAGGATGAATTAGTTCCTCAAATTACCATAAGGCAGGAAAATCTAAAGCGttgttctttttcactttcctgACGACTCTgtacctttttgttttgttcatttttagaTTAGGGTTTAGTCACTCTGTACCACACAGAGACTGCTTTTTGTCCTTAAATAAAGGCATAAACTTTGTTGAGAGAAGACATCACACACCAACTCAGCTTGGTCCTCCACACCTCTTCAAGGTAAGCCTCTTCCACATGATGGTTTGAGGTTAACTCGTATTATGGTCTAAAATAGATTCTTCTTTGAGGTTCCTTTAGGAAAAGGAACTGTATGCAAGGAACTGTTAGACTTAATTTATGATAGGGTGACTAACTATCAGGCTGTCCCCATCAGTGAGGCCACTCCCTGGTGTATCTAGAAAGGGGGTAGAAGAGGAAAGTGCCAACCTCAGGGTCAGGCAAGATTGGGAAGGTTAACCCCATATAGGTTTAGCTCCTGCACAACTGACACTTAAAAGAGACTATCAACCTTTGGGATTGGGCCCACTGCATCATCAAGACCTGATGCTCTCAGCATGGAAAGAGACCCTGAGAGCTCTGCCACCCTGGAAAAAGAGTCTCATTTAGGACAGTGAAGGTCTCAAAAAGGGGGCATCTCTCTGGGTGACACTTCAAAGCCAAGAAAGGCAATAAGCAAATTTCCAAAATGTAGAAGTATTCCTTTCAAAATGTGGCATGAACAAACCACGGAGTGAACctttatgtgtatttatgtgtctgATCTGACACTCAGGATGAATCTAAACACacaatgaattaaaatgtgGGTGAATGAGTGTGTATTTCTAAGTGTGCATGTTTCTGCATGTTGTATGACTAGGTTTGTGCTGTCTTGTATATTTATTAGTTTCCAACCTACCGTGGGATTGAACTCATGACCTGCTGCCTCAGCCACTGCCCGACATGTCTCTTTCACCTTATCCAATAGGGCTGTTCGAGTAATGCTGACATGAGTGGACACTCTACCCCCGTTAGGGACAAAGGCCACGGTGTGTCCTGCCATCAGGGCCCAGCCCAGCAGTGCTATTCCCAACACTGAAGTCATGATTAATCTACAGGGGAAAAAAGGACTCATTATCAGTTATCAGGTTGGTTAACTGACAAATACTTGGAAAATGACTGTTAATGAATTTGGTTCAATTGACCCATGTTCTGACTTGTCAAATGTTGTATAcaagaaaacagacaagaaaCAGAGTTTAAATCctgtgacagtttgtttttcatagggctaaaacagtgacagtaaaatgttaacatcgaaaataaaatttggcattgaaaacaaaatctgaacagaaaaaggaaacattggCATTGAACACTTGGTTTGGAAAAAATCTGTATTGGCACTAAACCATGTATTGGCACTAAAAACAATTCccctgaaaaataaatcagacattgaaaaaaattacaagctTACAAtcttattattgtattttattttgatgtgtttgcattatgatgtatttttcaaTCCCAATCTCCTGattttttcttgatttctgCATTTTTTCAGTGACAGTATTTTTTTACGCAGTCAGCATTCTCTCAGTGTCGATCACAGGAGAAGAAGCAATCACAGTCAACTCCTGCGCTGTcctgttgtgctgctgcatgtttcaacagctcagtttgaacttgGCAGTGGCCTAACAATGGTTTctttagataaagatgaggcagaagatgcTTCAAGTCcatgtttaaagtttttttaattaaataaagattccttttttttttttaaatgtatgctaTGTTTAACATGACCAAAATTCATCATTACCTACAGAAATTTGCTGTCCAACTTTAGAAAACATGTCAAggtattaaatgtttgtttatttccagATAAACTGCTTGTAGTTGGCTGTCTATGAGTTTTTATTCTATATGttcaatacaacaatgtgtcgacaagaagaaaaaagctttgACTGTAATGGgtgaggtttggacccaaaagcagcaccgactaggaccgatgattggtaatgacttttattgttattagatgcaggtaagtaaacacagttcaattcaaaaggcaaatggcagtctttgaggggcttggggaaaatccgagggcccagaataaagctgtggatgaggcagccgtacctggcagagggtaggtcgga contains:
- the LOC130166569 gene encoding von Willebrand factor A domain-containing protein 7-like, which translates into the protein MTSVLGIALLGWALMAGHTVAFVPNGGRVSTHVSITRTALLDKVKETCRAVAEAAGHEFNPTGSSPEELVQACLGPTAKGQVSGAKFHSALQEIYNQNGLVDRDFVNSDPHHFNSEAFLQGRGLITEGMVAIKANIRKDNFQAARETLGRVLHTLQDFYSHSNWVELGNTEPYINLIRPDRPLENLADVNTATCRDCASGTCPNSILPNILNEKKLTSGYMGIYSSTKPKSKCSHGGAADLTSTTVPRGGINKDERRSDNVAFHNAAVNAATAASLQLLEDIRLAAGDNDFLRMMGIARSSVVCFVIDTTGSMSDDIAQAREDVYQIIDSKKGTQDEPSEYILVPFNDPSFGPMIRTTDPDKMKKEISKLKAQGGGDTPELCLSGLQLALTGAPASSHIFVFTDATAKDIALMDTIVALIRSTKSTVLFLLTPASSRRRRSLGAGSFEDYKDLAVASGGLAIQVSKKELPQATDVILDTSTSALVTVLQRARNPGKQETFPFVLDESLQNITIYITGTSITFTLTNPAGVSQSNTEASGKLGTVQTVGNLRRIRLNADKQTGRWQININSNQPYTLKVTGQSTIMFIYNFVESFKGPHPGFAVLSGRPQAGQPATLMLSVMGRKGPSSMSVGNIGLLTVSGPEAVSNGTMTDMGSGDFLVTVDMVPEGEFVVFLKGTDKVSNSEFQRQSTTQMSVSKVNIQAAVDSSVEPGETFKLPFSVMTQGSGGQFEISARNDRNFSMSYSSSLTLTTGKYTNDTLTITPPVSTPSGTDVTLTVQAKLSSGVDSNYVVLRLSVVTKITDFVRPLCEVVSVQADDCPQDVSQCGPFRWELSANLTDGNGTGIERISLQQGNGSLSYTSLSAPVVQANYNASCCSQIVEFIAVDKVGNVGKCYHSIVRSDGPPALTLSLPLWLCLLVSAFVIRP